TCTTCTTCCTGTGCAGCATGTACACACCAATCTGCCTGCCAGACTACCGCAAGCCGCTCCCACCCTGCCGCTCGGTGTGTGAACGAGCCAAACGGGGCTGCTCGCCTCTCATGAGTCAGTATGGCTTTGAGTGGCCCGAGAGGATGAGCTGTGAGCAGCTGCCACAGCTAGGGGATGAGACCCTGTGCATGGACCAGAACAGCAGCGAGACCACCACCCTGGCTCCCCCGTTCCCCAAGCCCACCCCTAAGGGCAGGACTAGACCGCCGAGCCCCCCGCAGTGCGACAGGGAGTGCCGCTGCAGAGAGCCGCTGATCCCCATCATGAGGGAGTCTCACAGCCTGTATGGCCGGGTCCAGACTGGCCCACAGCTCAACTGCGCCCAGCCCTGCCACCTGCCTTTCTTCTCGCCAGATGAGCACGCCTTTACTAGCTTCTGGGTGGGACTGTGgtcggtgctgtgcttcatCTCCACCTTGACAACCGTTGCCACCTTTCTCATTGACATGGAACGCTTCAAGTACCCAGAGAGGCCCATCATCTTCCTGGCTGCCTGCTACCTCTTTGTCTCCTTGGGTTACATCATCCGGCTGGTGGCAGGTCACGAGCGAGTGGCGTGTGGCGCCAGCGGCGACCACCTGCACATCCTCTATGACACCAACGGCCCCGCTCTCTGCACCCTCGTCTTCTTGCTGGTGTACTTCTTCGGCATGGCCAGCTCCATCTGGTGGGTGGTGCTGTCCTTCACCTGGTTTCTGGCCGCAGGGATGAAGTGGGGCAGCGAGGCCATCGCGGGATACTCACAGTATTTCCACCTCGCCGCTTGGCTCATCCCCAGCGTCAAGACCATCGTGGTGCTGGCTCTCAGCTCTGTGGACGGGGACCCTGTGGCTGGAATCTGCTATGTGGGGAACCAGAGTCTGGAGAATCTGAGGGGATTTGTGCTCGCACCTCTTGTGGTTTACCTCTTCACCGGATCGCTTTTCTTACTCGCCGGCTTTGTTTCTCTGTTCCGCATCAGGAGCATCATCAAGCAAGGTGGCACCAAGACGGACAAACTGGAGCGGCTGATGATTCGCATCGGGCTCTTTACGGTGCTGTacactgtccccgccactattGTGGTGGCCTGCCTGGTGTATGAGCAGCACTACCGGCCTGGCTGGGAGCGAGCTTTGGCCTGCCTCTGCCCGTCCGAACGCCAGCGCTTGGGACTAGGCCCGGACTACGCCGTCTTCATGCTCAAATATTTCATGTGCTTAGTGGTGGGCATCACCTCAGGAGTCTGGATTTGGTCGGGAAAAACTTTAGAGTCCTGGAGGAGGTTTGTGGCTCGATGCTGTCCCTGTTGGCCACAGAAAGCCACCGCTCCACCCTCCATGTACAGTGAGGCCAGTACTGCTTTAACTGGACATACTGGAACTGGGCTGACATCAGGGATCTACCATAAAGCTGTTCCGCCTCATATATGAGCTTTTAAGAGGACTCGTGTACAGCCACATCTCCCAGTATCCAAACACAGACTGGGATTGTGGACATATATCAGAACTGTGAGCTAGAACTGCTTTCCTTGGACGTAGAGCTCAAACCTTTGACTGAACTTGACTGTCACTGAGGAACTAACCTTTGAGTTAAATGGATCCATAATGGAGTCCCACATGCTTCTCCTCATCCTGAgcactgacagagagagagaaaaaaacacatatttatttatgtatatattgtacaaatatttggtgtttaaaaaaaaaaagataacatgCCATATATTTAGTTTCTAACCAGCTGATGCCACTGCCACAATCGTAAGTGTAAGACGccagaaaaacaaagcagattTGAGCTGTATACACTCGTGTATAAATGTGCTGTAGTGTGTCAGTGTCTGAGTGAATTGTTTTGTATGGTTACAAACTGAAGGTGGGAAAAGGTCCTTATGTTGCTTTTTCCCAAAACCAGAGATGAAATTCTTTGAAagtctttttctcattttaactGTCTCGTTAAATCACTAAAGTTTCTGTGGGGGGGAATCTAGTTTTGTTCATGTATTGTGAACCAATGCACAATGTTtatgttaaagatacaggatgAAACTTCAGCCCCATCTGCTGGTTCAAAGGGGACCTGCTCACCCCCCACATCACCCCCAACAGATGAACATTAGACCACAGACCCATCTGAATTTTGTTCGTAGCTGTTGAAAAACATTAATAGCATAAATGACCAATTAATGATTATTCTGTGGTGCCCTGACCTCAGCTCAGTGACCTCTAGAGGTCCTTGGACCTCACTTTGAGAACCACAAAGTGATTTTTATAGCAGTATTTTGCCAGAACAAACAGATGTTAGGGTTAGACTCTGTACAGTAAAGGTCACCTTAGACTCTGGAAAACTGAACTAGCCACGTTTAACAAATAACCAAGACATAGTTTAATCCATAGTTTAAATCTATAGAAGTACAAagtaacaatttaaattttccCAGGTTGTTATTTATCTTGTTCTGTTTGGGATTTGGACTGCTGGATGAAGAAAACAAGCACTTTGAAAAATCTTCTTTTTGAACAATGTCACAATTTAAAAGCTCTTTTGCTTAATAGTTAATTAACTGAGGAACTTAGAATGTACctgtattttgagtttttctcATGTAAGTAAGAACCAAACCCTCCTATGTTGAATGGATCTGTGGTCTAATGTAAGTTATCTGTTTGACAACTTGATAAAAACTGACTTTCAGAAGTCACACTCACTGCACGGTGTACAGTTTACCCAGaaaagtgtgcgtgtgtggaggGTGGGGAtgggaaagagagacagagagtgcTAAAGACAACAAAATGAATGACGGTGGACGAGTACAACATGAAATCCGTCTCAGTGCAGAGTGCTGCAGCGCTAATGCAGAACTGACTGGACCTGTGACGTTCTGTAATATTTCCATTCATTGTTGATGGTCATTTGTGTTGTTTAGATTACCGTGTGTCCCACATGCTAGATAGCTCTAATTTATTAGTCTGATGTGTGTGAAGGAAATGATTGTATGAGTGATGATGaatgccaaaaaaaagaagtgctCCTAAAACTGATGTGTAGATTAAAGAGTAcatgttggggttttttcagtttttacattGACAGACCTCCTCAAAGGACGTTGATAAAATACTGTAGATTTTGATTCATGTTGTGGAATTAAAAGTGTTGGATCTTGAACGTTGTGCACTGCTTTTTGACTGTGTATGAAGCCCTAAAACATTAACTGACTGCTGAAGAGTGCGCACGAGAGCGCAAAGTTCAACTAGGAAGAAATTAGTTGTTCAGTAACCTGATTTGGAAGTTCTTGCATTCACTAATAATGGCAGTATAGTGGATGTGTAACCATTTGCTGCCCTGTTTATGACAAATTTGTGGAAATACACAACTATTCTACGAAGTCTCACCTACTTCTTGCAAGAGGGTTTCCTTGAATAGATTGCTGATCTCTTGGAATGTGTTGTCACATTGTAGCACCACCCTACATCGTTAAACGTCACAACAAGACACCTATTCATTCTTCATTCATTCCTTCAGCCAGACATATGTAAATATCAGATGTATGTGAGTAATTGTTACTGATAGCAAGCTGAAAATGCAGCACTTGACCTGAGGGACATTAGAatttaacagaaaaataatGAAGTCCAATGTGTTGGAAGTAAACCATGTGTGGTTTGATGTGGCTTAGATACAGTGTTACAACAGTATTCAACGTATAATCAGGTACTTTTTGGGGGGTGAAAATAACTTTAGAGACAATACAGTTGACGGGAATGTCTGTCTTTAAATAATCCAGGAAGCTGTCAGCTGACTAAAAGCAAGATACTTGCTATTGTATAAATAAATCCACTATTGTATGAATTCTATCTGTTCACTTTCAATATGCACACAGTCCTGTTACACACACTGaaagcatttaggcatgtagacatggtcaagaccaCCTACAGTTTAAAGCAACAGTAACTTCCATAACTGCTCATTACAGCCaaggtgtgcagaagagcaGCTTTCAACCTTGTAGGAGATGGGCTACACtggcagaagaccacaccaggtatcactgctgtcagctaagaacaggaaactgaggttaTGATTTATATGGAttaccaaaattggacaattgCAAAATTAGGATAGTAGGGTCAGAACataaacatgaaagcatggatcagTCCTGCCTTGTATaagaggttcaggctgctggtggtgtaatagtgtgagaaatgtattttcttggcacactttgggtccTTTACTGtcaactgagcattgtttaaatgctGCAGCCTATCTGAGTATTGCTGATGAGCAAATCCATCTTATCCCACACCACATCacaaaaatcaaatctcagaaCTGGTTTGTTGAACATCACATCACGGTaatcaaatggcctccacagtcactggATGTcagtccaacagagcacctttgggatgcggtggtacaggagattcacatcatggatgttcAGCTGACATCTACAGCAAccctgtgatgctgtcatgtcaacatggaccaaaatttctgaagaatgtttccagcaccttgttgaatctttgCTATGTGGAATTCAGACAGTTCTAAAGACAAAAGGGTCCAACCTGGTAGTAGTACTTTAGTGTCAAGTGAGTGTATATTGTTATGCCACTGAAAGCAACAAAGGATAGATTCAAAAGATGCATTTAACAAACTTTTGCCTATACTTGCAGTACAGTTAACAGAAATTTGCAGAAAACAAGTGCTTTCATATGATCTTTAGATATTTATGCAATCAGAATGATTTATCTAACTCAACTAAGAAAAACTTGTTTCAATTTCACCACTGACAAAAAGAGCCTCATATATATGTTTACAATTTGAACtgcttccttaaaaaaaaaaagtagataaACTGCTTAAACTGGTTTACAATTCAACCATGTAGCCACACCTGTTTCTCAGTGTACTCCTAGTGCGAAGTATCAGCTCTACTTTGGACTGCTTGCGTTCTGTGTAACAGTTagaatcaaatcaaaatgtatttatatagcacatattaaaaacaacaaagttgaccatagtgcttcacagtcagtgaaagcatgagacaattaaaacaataagaaaacagGGCAGGAAACCATAGGTGACAGCAGAACAAGCCAGATAACAGCCAACTAGTTAGAATCAAAAACCAAAGTACAAAGATATGTTTTAAGAcatgatttaaaagactggatagacTCAGCAGTACGAATATGAacagggaggttattccagagtctgggtgctACCGTTGCAAAGGCTCGGTCACACCTAGGTTGTGCTAGGAGCATCTGATTGGATGATCTTAAGTGCTCTATTGGGATTGTACAAATGGAGGAGTTCGGAAAGATAGCTGGGCGCcaaattatttataattttaaaagtgaacaaaagaattttaaaatctacatatttaacagggagccaatgtaaGTTGGCTAAAATTGGAGTGATGTGTTCATAGCTTCTAGtacctgttaagagacgtgcAGCTGCATGTCTGTAAAAACCAAGGAATTACAATAGGAGCGATTCTCTGATTCCCTCACAACTGTGGGCTGTTTTTGATTTAGATATCATAATGCCAGCTAAGGTTAATGAATGGCgcatgttgtgtttttctaatATTCGGCTATAACACAGTGTTTAAACTGAACTCTGGGAAGTCAGGCTCAATATTCTCAACAATGTTTAGAACTTAGCTGATCATAAAGACACAATATAAAAGACAATAAACCACATTTGTTACATGATTagtgtttatttaaaatactccatctgcaaatgtttttttttttcaattaaaaacaagacaaacttCACAGCTAGAAGCCTACATAGTAAGCAAAAGAGAAGGGGAGCATCCATCAGTTTGTTTTCCCCCTCAGTATCTGTGTAGTGTGTTCCAAACCTTAGGCTGGATGGGTGCTTGGACAAGAACAACACTGGTGATCTGATGGGGGGCGGGGGGTGGGGCGGTGGGAATGAGGATCTAAGGAACTTAATACTGAGGCTGACCTGCATATACCCAACTTCCATATGGAGCCATTAATTTTCAAATACTGATCCAGAGTCAGTAAACAGCCTTGTTTGATCACCCGTGGTATACACAACTTAACACCAAATTGCAAATGGCACTCCTGATTTTCCTGTCACAAAACAGCTGACTGAGAAGACGTCAGCCAGCTCCCACACAGTGATAACAGCTCAGTGTCTTGTAATATGAGACATGGTGGATGTTCAATCCTGATGGACAGAAAAATGTACTCGAAACATATCGACAGTAAACATGTCTGAGTTACAGTCGCCACAGTAACTTCTGGTATTAAATCTAATTTACAACAAAgatcattttgcattttttttgtggctaaaggaaaaaaaagatacatTTGGTGAaagtttatatttatatactgTTAAGGAATCCCAGGAAATGACCAACCAACATTAACTTGCTATAGCACTCAAGCATGATTTCAATCTtcattaacaacaacaaaaaaaccccaaaaaaacaattCGCCACATCTGAACAATTAACATTTGCTGGTTTTGGTCTTTCGTGGAATACGGTGACAGTAACAACAAATATAACTCACCACTCTCTTCATCCTTTAAGGCTGCATGAAGTAATTCAAACACTtttgtagaaaagaaaaaaatagaaactaaAGTGTATTTCAGACAGATGATGAACTCAATCATTCATGTTCAATGTGTTCTCTCAGAAGTGATAGacataacaaataaataaaggacttGTAAAAACAACAGTCAAATGATAATGCTTCAGATAAGGTAAACACCTTTAATTTAACAATCACGCACGTCTACAGCTGTAATGTAAATTACCGTGTGGACAGGTCATACAGTGGCATTTTGTCCTTGCCTGATAACTCTGTGGGTAATGCTTTCTGGGGCTGGCTGTGGGTTAGCTGAACTTTGGAGGTCAGAGGGCAGCAGTCTATGAGAGCACAGCATTGGAGCGTCGTATACCTATCAGGTTGTCTGCGCTGAGAGATCGCCTCATTGCGGCTCGACTGAGGTCCTTGTACTTGTCTTCACATAGTCTTGAAATGGCCTGGAGGAGCATTATCAAAGCACAATTACTCAAAAGTCACACACAGATGGACTAGATCATTTTGATTTAACCaggtggtttgaattaaaggtATCTAATGATTAGTAAATGATAAAACAGCCTTTGTTGCACTTTAAAAATCCAGGTCATGAGCAAAAAAGCTACATAAGAAATTTCTCAGACTGTTTTCAGAGGGTGGTTCTTCCTACTGTACTAATCACTAACACTTTTATTAGTTCAATTAAATCCTGCTTGTAAATGCCATAGAAACAGTTGCCAAAATAAACAGCCAACAGTTGTTGAGAATACAGAGTATCTACCAGCAACTCCTAATCCGAGGCAGCGGTAGATGAGTATTACAGACGGATGTTCTGTAGTCTCTGGAAGGAAGCTTACCTCTAGTTTCTGGGCACGCTGGTTGTTGAGGGGTTCCAGAGGGAAACTGAGGTTGTTGTCATCGGCCAGCTGTCGCAGGTCAAAGTAGTACTTGGCGTAGACGCTGGCCGGCACATTGATGTTAAATTGCAGAAGTTCCAGGAAGTGGCGCTCCATCTCATTCCTAGAGATCAGGAAGACACCTTAGGGTTATTCCCAACAGTCAAAACCTGGGACGTAATTTGGACTGTAAGGTATGAGTGTGTGTAAAAAATAGAGCCCATTTTTTACCTAGGAAAGAACAGCCTAGTCACCCAgtctcaaagttaaaaaaaataattgcatTTTACATAATTTGTGACACAGTAGGAGACATTTGAAAAGATTTATCAGAATCACACTTGTTTTTGCAGCCTGCTTTTTGAAACTTCAAGCGGCTGGTTATGGATAGAGGTGGGCGTACCGATTCAAATATTAATAGTACTGTTGCTATTGCTGGTGGTTTTGGTATTGAATAGATACTTTGTGTCGCTTAAGTTCAGTATGTATCAACTGAattgagttttttttaatttttttttttttttattgtaatataataaagaaaaacaaaatcacaacttATTAACCATGACAAATGTCTATTTTTTGTGTGGACTATCATGTTTATGTTATTTGTAGACTATAGCACATCTAAACAGCAGAAGCTGACAGAGGTGCTTTAAAGACAGACACATTTAAAATTCATGAAAAACTtcagtgtgttgttgttttgattttttaaattattgtgaAAACTGAAAATCTGTTATTTAGTGATCATTA
This window of the Maylandia zebra isolate NMK-2024a linkage group LG16, Mzebra_GT3a, whole genome shotgun sequence genome carries:
- the fzd5 gene encoding frizzled-5, encoding MASTVRHMPWPLIMLLLLLLHSPGFTLGASKDLVCEPITVPMCRGIGYNLTHMPNQFNHDTQEEVGLEVHQFWPLVRIRCSPDLLFFLCSMYTPICLPDYRKPLPPCRSVCERAKRGCSPLMSQYGFEWPERMSCEQLPQLGDETLCMDQNSSETTTLAPPFPKPTPKGRTRPPSPPQCDRECRCREPLIPIMRESHSLYGRVQTGPQLNCAQPCHLPFFSPDEHAFTSFWVGLWSVLCFISTLTTVATFLIDMERFKYPERPIIFLAACYLFVSLGYIIRLVAGHERVACGASGDHLHILYDTNGPALCTLVFLLVYFFGMASSIWWVVLSFTWFLAAGMKWGSEAIAGYSQYFHLAAWLIPSVKTIVVLALSSVDGDPVAGICYVGNQSLENLRGFVLAPLVVYLFTGSLFLLAGFVSLFRIRSIIKQGGTKTDKLERLMIRIGLFTVLYTVPATIVVACLVYEQHYRPGWERALACLCPSERQRLGLGPDYAVFMLKYFMCLVVGITSGVWIWSGKTLESWRRFVARCCPCWPQKATAPPSMYSEASTALTGHTGTGLTSGIYHKAVPPHI